The Streptomyces sp. ICC1 DNA window GCCGGCCACCAAGCCGGTGCCTCCCACCCCGGCTTCGGCCAGGCTTGGACGAGTTTCGTCAGGGCGGTGTCAATTCCCCGTATGAGCCCTTGAGCGCAGCCCCACAGGAGCAGTTTGATGAATGACACGGACCTGGGGCAGCGCCACGAGGACCAGCCGCCGCATCTGGCGCTGCCGACCACGTGCCGCGCTGTCCTCCGGGCGCTCCGGCGCCGGTAGAGACCCGGCGGCCGGCCGTGCCGGCCACCGGCCGCCCGCAGGTCCCTCTCCATCTGCTCACCACGGCCGTTCCAGACCGGTCGGCGCTGATCCACACTCCGCCGGCTCCGGCCTCCGTCCGGGCCGCCCCCGCCCGTCTGTTTCCCGCTGGCGCACCGCGGCGTCGACCGCTCCACGCGCTACCGCATCCTCGCCGCACACGACGAGGCCGCCGCGACCAGGTCCGGGGCCCCTCTGCGCCACGCTCTTGACTTTCGGGGCAGCCAAGCACCTCGGACTGCCCCTGGAAGAGATCGTCGAACTCCTCGCGGTGTGGCAGGCCGGGGCCGGCAAGGACGTGAAGGCGGACCTGCGACCGCGGCTCGCCGCCCGCCTGGCCGAGGCCGAGACCCGCGCCGCGCGAGGTGGTCGAAGGCGCCGTAGGGACCGCCGTCCCCGATGGCCTCCGGTTCACCCTGCCCGCCGAGCGGACCGCCTCGGTGGCAGCGCTCGCCGCCGCCGAGCAGCAGTGCTGCCCCTTCTTCGACTTCCGCCTCCACCTCGACGGCAAGGTGCTGCACCTGGAGGTCCGCGCCTCCGCCGACGGCACCATCCTGCTCACCGAGCTGTTCGGCCCGGGTGCCTGACCGGCGCCCCGCCGCCTTTTCTCTCCCGTTCCGTTCTCTGCCAGGAAGACCTCTGCCGTGCTCGTCGCCCGCTCCCTCGCCCTGTTCGCCCTCGCCGCTCTGTTCGAGATCGGAGGCGCTTGGCTGGTCTGGCAGGGCGTCCGCGAACACAAGGGCTGGATCTGGATCGGCGCCGGCGTCATCGCCCTCGGCCGCATCCTCGCCGCGTACGGCGGCATCCTCGTCGCCGGGTCGATCGCCTGGGGCATGGTCGCCGACGGCTACCGCCCCGACCGCTACGACGTGATCGGCGCCCCGGTCTGCCTCGCCGGGATGGCCGTCATCGTGTACGCGCCCCGGAGCCACTGACCGAACTCTGCGTCGCTCTGACATCCGCTACTCCATCGGGAGGGTGCGCGTTAAGGACGCGTCAGGATTGGCTCAAGTGCGGGCATAAGTGATCAGGCTGCGTACGCTTGCTCAGCCGTCGAGGTCGATGGCTGATTCTTTGCCGTACGACAGGAGCCCACCACGATGGCCACCCCTGCCCGCACGTCGCGCCTGAGGGCGTGGATGCTGGAAGGCTTGACCGCGCAGACCAGTTCGCCCGCCGCCAAGGAGGCGGCGGCCCAGCCGCACGGCCGCCCGTGGTGGCGGGTCATGTGCCTGACGGGTCTGGACTACTTCTCCACCCTCGGCTACCAACCAGGCATCGCGGCGCTCGCGGCCGGCCTGCTGTCGCCGCTGGCGACCATCGTGCTCGTCCTGCTCACCCTCTTCGGCGCCCTTCCCGTCTACCGGAGGGTGGCCGAGGAGAGCCCGAACGGCGAAGGCTCCATCGCCATGCTGGAACGGCTGCTGACGTTCTGGAAGGGGAAGCTGTTCGTCCTGACCCTGCTCGGGTTCGCGGCGACCGACTTCCTCATCACCATCACCCTGTCGGCGGCCGACGCGACCGCGCACTTGGTGGAGAACCCGCACCTCACGAGCACCTTGCACGGCCACGAAGTACTGATCACCATGATCATGATCGCGCTGCTCGGGGCCGTGTTCCTCAAGGGGTTCAGCGAGGCCATCGGCGTCGCCGTGGTCCTGGTGGCCGTCTACCTCGGCCTGAACATCGTGGTCGTGGCCGTCGGCCTGTGGAACGTGATGACCGAACCGCACGTCATCACCGACTGGTCGGACGCGCTGACCACCGAACACGGCAACCCCTTCATGATGATCGCCATCGCGCTCATCGTGTTTCCGAAGCTCGCGCTCGGCCTCTCCGGGTTCGAGACCGGTGTGGCGGTCATGCCGCACGTCAAGGGCGATCCCGAAGACACCGTTGAGAAGCCGGCCGGCCGGATCCGCGGGGCGAAGAAGCTGCTGACGACCGCGGCCATCATCATGAGCGTCTTCTTGATCTGCTCCAGCTTCATCACCACACTGCTGATCCCGGCCGAACAGTTCAAGCCGGGCGGCGAGGCCAACGGCCGCGCCCTGGCCTACCTCGCCCACGAGCACCTGGGCTCCGCCTTCGGCACGGTCTACGACATCTCCACGATCCTGATCCTCTGGTTCGCGGGCTCCTCCGCGATGGCGGGCCTGCTCAACCTGATGCCGCGCTACCTGCCCCGCTACGGCATGGCCCCGCACTGGGCGCGCGCCCTGCGGCCGATGGTCATCGTATTCACGCTGGTCGCGTTCCTGGTGACCTGGATCTTCAACGCCGACGTGGACGCGCAGGGCGGTGCGTATGCCACCGGTGTCCTGGTCCTGATCACCTCGGCGGCCGTCGCCGTGACCATCGCCGCCCGCCGGGCCGGCGAGCGCGGCTGGACCATCGGCTTCGCCATCATTTCGGCCGTCTTCATCTACACCACCGCCGTGAACGTCGTCGAGCGCCCCGACGGCGTGAAGATCGGTGCCTGCTTCATCGCGGGCATCATGGCGCTCTCGCTGCTGTCCCGCCTCGCCCGCGTCTTCGAGCTGCGCGTCACCGACGTGGAACTGGACGACATGGCGGCCCGCTTCATCCGCGACACCGCCAACCGCACCATCCGGTTCATCGCCAACGAGCCGGACAACCGGGACAAGGCCGAGTACCGCGAGAAGGTCGAGCAGATCAGAGCGGACAACGACATCCCGCCCGGCGACGACGTCATGTTCGTCGAGGTCACCATCCTGGACGCATCCGAGTTCGAATCCGGCATGCGGGTACGCGGCGAAGTGCTCCACGACCGCTACCGCGTCCTGACCCTGGAGGGCTCCAGCATCCCCAACGCGCTGGCCGCCCTCCTCCTCCACGTACGCGACGAGACCGGCCAACGCCCGCACATCTACTTCGAGTGGACCGAGGGCAACCCGATGGCCAACTTCCTCCGCTTCTTCCTCTTCGGCCAGGGCGAGGTCGCCCCGGTCACCCGAGAAGTCATCCGCGAGGCCGAACCCGACCGCACCCGCCGCCCGCACGTTCACGCCGGCTGACGTCAGGAAACCGACAGGAATCCCGCCGGATCCTCGCTTCCGCGAGGATCCGGCGGGATTCTCACAGCTGTGACCATTGACTGGCGTCCCGACCGCGGTATCCGCCGGACCGTACTCGTCCTCGGGGCGGCCGGCCTGACCCTCATCGCCACCGGCGCCGTCCTCGACGTCCTGTGGCTGCTTGGCATCGGTGTCTGGGGAGTGATCGCAGCCATGATGGTCGAGCTCGTCTACCGGCCCTAGCCAGTGCCACATCGGGCAACGTCCGCCCTGTCGACGACGGCGCGTAGGCGCCGGTCGTCGGCGTGGCGGTTTCGCCAGATGCAGCCGCGAGCCGCCCCCGATGGCCGAGGCCTGGAGCGCGCTGCGGCGACCGGCCGGTTCCTCAATCCCGATGCCGTCCGGTCGGTGCCTTCAGCAGCCGGTCCAGCTCCTTCCCGGCCGCGTCGTACCCGGCGTCGGAGATCCGTTGCAGCTCGCGCAGGTCGCCGGTCGCGGCCGCGCGTCGAGTGAGCAGGAAGCCGGCGTGCATGCATCCCTCATCCAGCAGCTCGCTCAGCTCCCCGAGGTCGTCGGCCGCGTCGGCGAGGTCGGCCAGCCGATCCAAAGCGGTCTCGTTGCCCCCATCGGCAAGCTCGCGCAGGGTCTCCCGATCGATATTCGTGTCCGTCATGACGCCATGCTGCAACCTTGCCCCAGGGGCAAGGTCAAGTGGGGCGATGGCCGTGTGATCACCATCGGGCAGCTGGCCAAGTACGTCGGAGTGTCGATCAAGACCATCCGCGTCTATCACGACAAGGGCCTGCTCCCCGAGCCCGACCGCGACGCATCCGGATACCGCCGGTACGGCGCGAACGACGCCATCAACCTGATCAAGATCCGGACGCTCGCCGAAACCGGCATCCCCCTGGCCCGCATCCGGGACCTGAGATCAGCAACGGACGAGGAGTTCCAGCAGGCGCTGGACGAGATCGACGACGAACTAAACGCCCGCACTTGCAACGCGACTTGTGGATCCTCGTGTTCGCCACCCACCCGGACCGCGCGATCACCCTGTTCCACGAGCAAGCCGAGATCCTGGCCGACCCCGCCCTACGGCAGCTCTTCCTCGAATACGACCACTCCTATGACCTCGACGCCGACGATCCCCGCATCGACGACCTCGCCCGCCGGATCGCCGAGGCGCATCGGGAACGCTACGGACCCGACGAGCTGCCCGAGTTGGACACC harbors:
- a CDS encoding YnfA family protein — encoded protein: MLVARSLALFALAALFEIGGAWLVWQGVREHKGWIWIGAGVIALGRILAAYGGILVAGSIAWGMVADGYRPDRYDVIGAPVCLAGMAVIVYAPRSH
- a CDS encoding APC family permease, encoding MATPARTSRLRAWMLEGLTAQTSSPAAKEAAAQPHGRPWWRVMCLTGLDYFSTLGYQPGIAALAAGLLSPLATIVLVLLTLFGALPVYRRVAEESPNGEGSIAMLERLLTFWKGKLFVLTLLGFAATDFLITITLSAADATAHLVENPHLTSTLHGHEVLITMIMIALLGAVFLKGFSEAIGVAVVLVAVYLGLNIVVVAVGLWNVMTEPHVITDWSDALTTEHGNPFMMIAIALIVFPKLALGLSGFETGVAVMPHVKGDPEDTVEKPAGRIRGAKKLLTTAAIIMSVFLICSSFITTLLIPAEQFKPGGEANGRALAYLAHEHLGSAFGTVYDISTILILWFAGSSAMAGLLNLMPRYLPRYGMAPHWARALRPMVIVFTLVAFLVTWIFNADVDAQGGAYATGVLVLITSAAVAVTIAARRAGERGWTIGFAIISAVFIYTTAVNVVERPDGVKIGACFIAGIMALSLLSRLARVFELRVTDVELDDMAARFIRDTANRTIRFIANEPDNRDKAEYREKVEQIRADNDIPPGDDVMFVEVTILDASEFESGMRVRGEVLHDRYRVLTLEGSSIPNALAALLLHVRDETGQRPHIYFEWTEGNPMANFLRFFLFGQGEVAPVTREVIREAEPDRTRRPHVHAG
- a CDS encoding MerR family transcriptional regulator codes for the protein MQRDLWILVFATHPDRAITLFHEQAEILADPALRQLFLEYDHSYDLDADDPRIDDLARRIAEAHRERYGPDELPELDTASEIPALIQGTVNASSPAWQRLDALIRAQLGA